One Halichondria panicea chromosome 6, odHalPani1.1, whole genome shotgun sequence genomic window carries:
- the LOC135337166 gene encoding uncharacterized protein LOC135337166: protein MAAMFSLQDDANLREFVLENVEHFGEERVLGTGSYGSVQEVKINGEVYAAKKIHEVLLETDERGGVANIAGNYLRECRLMTRIRHPNITQFIGLCFVTGSRLPLLVTERLDSSLDDLMESTPNIPLSVCQYILVCVARGLLHLHRESVIHRNLTARNVLLTASLRAKITDFGNSRIVNLEPGRLARTLTRFPGTLVYMPPEALSDRGHSVYGPSLDVFSFGVLQLFALTQVFPRDLLAPTYSDPNNPDHLLARSEFERRGPYTALLERSLAGGREHPLFGLVRECLANTSERRPTTAELLSSLEEVGREMDGGLLQLDIARVKTARTLRAKEMRIEALQREVVEKDRILERKDEQITEKDAVIVQRDHQFEQSIALLAQKEDQLDQKDAILAQKDEEVAEKDTQLVRLQEILNRVRANAATKDGMIADKDRQLSEQDSTITDLISQRDAALVERDALLQAHREYIEHKDAEPVRRDAVIQQRRQGPPPLTMKWRRGKDMPIKMGGSVQSVVIGDTVYIGTVMKLEQDQWTKLPEYTAKWFGMTSLANRLVLVGGLDTRNNKRNNQLSIFVSGEWTHPYPPMNIALSSSTAVSFNNHIIVAGGTDDEGRISSSVEVLNVASKRWYIAQSLPNPRSGLKSTLIGNTLYLMGGLDHTGSLTETGHHVDLNELIAKTLSNLDTPTLLQKVPLKFSNPCSAPLSIGRSLLVVGGRDDRGKPSSSIHLYQPDTRRWVKVGDLPTARYNCTCSVLPSGEVIVAGGQTQLSDYIPTVDLFFISA from the exons ATGGCTGCAATGTTTTCTCTTCAAGATGACGCTAACTTGAGGGAGTTTGTGCTGGAGAATGTGGAGCACTTTGGAGAGGAGAGAGTTCTAGGAACTGGCTCCTATGGCTCTGTTCAAGAg gtgaAGATCAATGGTGAGGTGTATGCAGCCAAGAAGATCCACGAGGTTCTCCTGGAGACGGACGAGCGTGGTGGAGTGGCCAACATAGCTGGGAACTACCTTCGAGAGTGTCGACTCATGACTCGCATCCGTCACCCCAACATCACCCAGTTCATTGGGCTGTGTTTTGTGACTGGCTCTCGACTGCCCCTCCTGGTCACGGAGAGGCTCGACTCAAGTCTGGACGATCTCATGGAGTCCACCCCCaacatccccctctctgtcTGCCAGTACATTCTGGTCTGTGTGGCTCGAGGGCTGCTCCACCTGCATCGTGAGTCCGTGATCCATCGTAACCTCACTGCCAGGAATGTCCTGCTGACAGCATCTCTGAGAGCCAAGATCACAGATTTTGGTAACTCTCGTATCGTGAATCTGGAGCCTGGTCGACTGGCCAGGACTCTGACGAGGTTTCCTGGGACACTGGTGTACATGCCGCCCGAGGCCCTCTCTGACAGAGGCCACAGTGTGTACGGACCCAGTCTGGACGTCTTCTCTTTCGGAGTGCTGCAATTGTTTGCACTCACACAA GTGTTTCCAAGAGATCTCCTTGCCCCCACGTACAGCGACCCCAACAATCCAGAccacctcctggctcgctcagagtttgagcgtCGAGGTCCCTACACGGCTCTCCTTGAGAGGAGTCTGGCGGGTGGACGTGAGCACCCTCTGTTTGGTCTggtgagggagtgtctggCCAACACCTCAGAGAGAAGACCGACCACCGCTGAGCTCCTCTcgtctctggaggaggtggggaggGAGATGGACGGAGGACTGCTCCAGCTGGACATTGCACGAGTGAAGACTGCCAGGACCCTCAGGGCAAAGGAGATGAGGATAGAGGCTCTACAg agagaggtggtcgAGAAGGACAGGATACTGGAGAGGAAAGATGAGCAAATAACTGAGAAAGATGCAGTTATAGTGCAAAGAGACCACCAATTTGAACAAAGCATTGCACTACTTGCACAAAAAGAAGATCAACTGGATCAGAAAGATGCAATTCTGGCACAAAAAGATGAAGAAGTAGCAGAAAAGGATACTCAACTGGTTAGACTGCAAGAG ATATTGAATCGTGTCCGTGCTAATGCTGCCACCAAGGATGGTATGATTGCTGACAAGGACAGacaactcagtgaacaagaTTCAACGATCACTGACCTCATTTCCCAGAGAGATGCTGCTCTAGTTGAGAGGGACGCTCTCTTACAG gcacatAGGGAATATAttgagcacaaagatgctgagccgGTTAGGAGAGACGCCGTCATTCAACAACGGAGACAG ggtccccctccacTCACtatgaaatggagaagaggaaaagacatgccaatcaagatgggtggctcggtacagagtgttgttatcggtgacacggtgtatattggtacagtgatgaagctcgagcaagatcagtggaccaaactaccagagtacactgccaagtggtttggtatgacatcactagctaatcgactagtgctggtgggaggacttGACACACGAAACAACAAACGAAACAATCAACTTTCTATCTTTGtgtcaggggaatggactcacccgtatccaccaatgaacattgctctttcttcctcaacagctgtctccttcaacaaccacataattgtagctggtgggacTGATGATGAAGGACGTAtctcctcctctgtggaggtgttgaaCGTGGCATCAaaaagatggtacattgctcagtcactacctaacccacgatcaggactgaaatcgactctcataggaaacaccctctatcTAATGGGAGGGTTGGATCACACTGGGAGTCTAACCGAGACAGGGCACCACGttgacctcaatgaactcattgcaaagaccctttccaacctggacacacccactctttTACAAAAAGTACCACTCAAGTTCTCAAATCCTtgttcagctcctctcagtattgggaggtcactattagtcGTTGGTGGACGGGACGACAGAGGCAaaccaagttcatcgatccacctctaccagcctgataccaggaggtgggtgaaagtgggagacctgcctactgcacgatacaactgcacatgctcagtacttcctagtggagaggtcattgtagccggaggacagacacAACTATCTGATTACATTCCAACTGTGGACTTATTCTTTATAAGTGCCTAG